The following DNA comes from Candidatus Dependentiae bacterium.
GCAACGATACGGTTAATCAAACTACTTCGACGAATTTTAAGGCAATCAACTGAAAGTTTTTTTAATTTTTGAAACACCGGCTCAGTAATACGTTGCCCAACGGTAAATTGTTTTTCAACTTCCTTGGACAATGCACCAAGCTCAAGACGAGTACCAATAAGCCCTTTGTTCAATGGACGAATAAACTCACCACCTGCATATTCAATTTTTTCAAACGAATAGAACAATGGAAGAATTTCTTCACGCTTAAGCCCAAGAGCTTGCAAGAATGTTGTTACCAATAATTTTTTCTTTTTATCAATACGAACATGCAAGAAATCATTTTGATCAAACTCAAAATCTAACCACGCACCTCGCGCAGGAATAATCCGCGCAAGAAGGGATGCATTTCCCCTAAAATCTTTTGTTTTTTTATTTACAGCAAACAGAACACCGGGCGCTCTATGAATCTGGCTGACCACAACTCGATCAACACCATTAATTAAGAAAATACCCTGATTTCCGGCCTTAATTCTACCATCATTATCTTCATACAAATCCAACATGATAGGCAAATCACAAAAGAACACTTCTTGTTCTTTAATGTCGCGCATCAAGCCTTCATTTGTAACCGGATCAATGTCCCAGGTAGTTAATTGCATTTTTACACGCAATGGAACGGAATACGTTTTGCCACCATATCGGCATTCTTCCGGCGAAGCCTGAGGCTTCAATGTTACTCGCGCGTGACATTTTGTACATCGCACATATGAATGACCTGACGCCAATTGCTGATCGGTCAAACGAGAACATCCGGTCTTTTTTGAACCATGATGCTTCCACTGATATCGAGCCGCGATTCCCGTCAAATTACCACAAATACAGGACCAATCGCCAAGCTCATAGCTTACATACTCTAAGGCAATCCGAGAATTATACTCAACAGGAAAGATGTCACGGAGCACCTTTTCAAGACCAATGTTGAGGCGTTCAGACGGCAAGTAATCTATTTGCACAAAATCATTAAACGACTTGGATTGAACCTCAATGAGATTCGGCAGCGCGACGACATCTTTCGTCTTTCCGAACATCTTTCTCAAAAAAGTCACACCGCTTTGCACTTCAGACATCCACCCGCTCCCATTCGTTAAGTTAAATTTTTATAAAGCTGATAATCAACCACACAATAATTCGAGGTTAGCAGCATTTCTACATATGAAAAGCAAACTAACCCCGAATTAAACTAAATCACTAGATTCAAAAGAACCCGCTTTTTATGAAAGCTCAACCTGAGCACCAGCCTCTTCAAGAGCTTTTTTCATTTTCTCAGCATCATCTTTTGAAGCAGCTTCACGAACAACAAACGGAGTGTTTGAATACGCTTCGCTCGCTTCTTTCAAGCCCAAATCAGGACAAACAGCACGAAGAGCCTTAACTACTTTTAATTTTTCTGAACCACCAGATTTAAGAACAACCTTAAATTCAGTTTTCTCTGCAGCAACAGGAGCAGCTGCAGCAGCAGGTCCTGCGCTTATAACAGCAGCAGCAGCAGAAACACCAAATTCTGTTTCAATTGCCTTAACCAATTCTGCCAATTCTGTAACTTTTAAACCTTTAATACCTTCAAGGATTGCGTTAGGTGTCATGTGACCTTCTCCAAAACAAATAATTTTTTAAATAAAACGTATAAATTTAACTATAAACACTACTTTGATTCAGCAAGCTTTTGAGCTGTCTTATCAAGAACTCTAGCAAGTCCAGCAATAGGAGCTTGCAAGACATTTGCCAACTGAGTAAGCAATACTTCCCGCGACGGAATAGCGGCAAGCGCCTCAACCCCAGCCTTATCCCAAACTTTGTGCTCAAACAAGCCTGAAACAACCGCAAAGCCCTGTTCATCTTTTGCAAAATCAACTAATTTTTTTGCAACTCCCGGGGTGTTGCTTTTCGCAAAGACAAGACCAACTTGATTTTTCAAGAAAGACTTAAATCCTTCACTATCAGCAAGACCATCAATAGCCCGGACCATCAAACGAGCCTTGGCAACTTTCATTACCGCACCCTCTTGACGCAACTGGGTTCTTAATTTTTGAAGTTTTTCAACTGTCATACCTTGATAATTAACAAGAATAGCGCCCTCTGACTGCTTTACGCTTTCACGCAAAGACTCAATGGTCACCCCTTTTTGATTACGATTCATAATCTAACCCTTATCCCTGAATTCCAAGATTTTCTAGACTAAGCTGAAAACCCTTGCCCATCGTTGATGAAACAAATGCTTTTTTGAGAAACTTTCCCTTTGAGGTAGCTGGTTTACTTGCTTGAAGAGCTTTCAAAAAAGCAATCAAATTTTCAGCCAACTTATCAACACCAAAAGAAACCTTTCCACACGGTGCATGAACCACGCCACCCTTATCATTTCTAAAAGTAACACGACCATGTTTTAGCTCTTTAATAACAGGAAGAATGTCAAACGCGACAGTTCCAACTCTATTATTAGGCAATAAGCCACGAGGCCCAAGAACACGA
Coding sequences within:
- a CDS encoding 50S ribosomal protein L7/L12, translated to MTPNAILEGIKGLKVTELAELVKAIETEFGVSAAAAVISAGPAAAAAPVAAEKTEFKVVLKSGGSEKLKVVKALRAVCPDLGLKEASEAYSNTPFVVREAASKDDAEKMKKALEEAGAQVELS
- a CDS encoding 50S ribosomal protein L10 → MNRNQKGVTIESLRESVKQSEGAILVNYQGMTVEKLQKLRTQLRQEGAVMKVAKARLMVRAIDGLADSEGFKSFLKNQVGLVFAKSNTPGVAKKLVDFAKDEQGFAVVSGLFEHKVWDKAGVEALAAIPSREVLLTQLANVLQAPIAGLARVLDKTAQKLAESK